A stretch of the Streptomyces sp. WMMB303 genome encodes the following:
- the putP gene encoding sodium/proline symporter PutP, translating into MFHLSAPIVTVFLVYVVAVLAIGVRAYTRTRTFADFALGGRRLSAYVAALSAGASDMSGWLFLALPGAVYAGGLGAAWIAAGLAVGTYLNWLFVAPRLRTYTERAENAVSLSAYLEERFEDRTRMLRMVSAAVTLVFFTVYVASGLVAGGLLSQYVFDIRFGLGVTLTALVIAIYSCLGGFLAVSLTHVMQGLLMLCALIVLPAVGLTAVGGFGALGSTLGDKKVGLLDMGSDVHYADGQWSAGGELGIVAIVSLLAWGLGYFGQPHILARFMGIRSIRAVPAARRIGTGWVVLVLGGATLVGLVGIAELDTPLTSPDRVFIVLSRTLLDPWVAGVMLVAVLAAVMSTADSQLLVSSVALTEDFYRAFLNRTASDKVLVRVGRSAVGVVILAAFAIALQGDGLLSIVAYAWAGFGAAFGPVVLLSLYWPRMTWAGAMAGIVAGAATVLLWKRINPLLGPLESGLYEMVPGVLVATCAALLFGRFVGRPPRRAFWRMPGGGMSQLMLSPFLNHAPAGIAVLDSDLRYVWVNEALDRLVPLEQRLGRQISEVLPGPVAEAFEATMRSVLETGEPVMDHEFRGPHYPDPYRKRAYSASIFVMTDRQNRHVGIWYMLIDVTERWQAQERLALLNDAAARIGSTLDVTRTAQELADEAVPSLADFVSVDVLESVMKGEEPAPGPVGMTPVLRRAGQQSVREGCPEATRAVGEAVQRAPDSPVTRCLLESRTLVDRTLDPDTSPWVTEDESLGASIRAFGIRSVVVIPVRARGVTLGVATFARPAHRDPFEADDVRLAEEIVAHAAVCVDNARRFTRERTAARSMQRSLLPQQLTAGNALTVASWYLPADVPSGVGGDWFDVIPLSGARVALVIGDVVGHGINAAATMGRLRTAVRTLANLDLPPDELLAHLDDLVIGLMGAHSSEEPISAEDETAVTAFLGATCLFAVYDPVSRRCTLARAGHLPPVIVGPDGGVDIVELPVGPPLGLGYLPFESAERELPEGSLLALYTDGLIETYDRDIDVGLTRLSEALAEPGPSLETIGHNALDALLTGPPVDDAALLLARTRVLPTDRVVSWDLPSDPAAVGRARAAAGEQLTRWSLEELTFTTELIVSELVTNAIRHATGPVCLRLILDRGLICEVSDASSTSPRLRHARTTDEGGRGLLLVAQLAQRWGTRHTATGKIIWTEQAVPGPANA; encoded by the coding sequence GTGTTCCATCTGAGTGCGCCGATCGTGACCGTGTTCCTCGTCTACGTGGTCGCCGTGCTCGCCATCGGTGTCCGCGCCTACACCCGCACCCGCACCTTCGCCGACTTCGCCCTCGGCGGCCGCAGGCTGAGCGCGTACGTCGCCGCGCTGTCCGCCGGGGCCAGTGACATGTCCGGCTGGCTGTTCCTCGCCCTGCCCGGCGCGGTCTACGCCGGCGGCCTCGGTGCCGCCTGGATCGCGGCCGGCCTGGCCGTCGGCACCTATCTCAACTGGCTGTTCGTCGCGCCGCGGCTGCGCACCTACACCGAGCGCGCCGAGAACGCGGTCAGCCTCTCCGCGTACCTGGAGGAGCGGTTCGAGGACCGCACCCGGATGCTCCGGATGGTCTCGGCCGCGGTCACCCTGGTGTTCTTCACCGTCTATGTCGCCAGCGGACTGGTGGCCGGGGGGCTGCTGTCCCAGTACGTCTTCGACATCCGCTTCGGACTCGGGGTGACGCTGACCGCCCTGGTGATCGCCATCTACTCGTGCCTCGGCGGCTTCCTCGCCGTGAGCCTGACACACGTGATGCAGGGCCTGCTGATGCTCTGCGCCCTGATCGTGCTCCCGGCGGTCGGTCTCACGGCGGTCGGCGGATTCGGCGCACTCGGCTCCACCCTCGGTGACAAGAAGGTGGGCCTGCTCGACATGGGCTCCGACGTCCACTACGCGGACGGCCAGTGGTCGGCGGGCGGAGAGCTCGGCATCGTCGCGATCGTCTCGCTGCTCGCCTGGGGCCTCGGATACTTCGGCCAGCCGCACATCCTGGCCCGCTTCATGGGCATCCGCAGCATCCGCGCCGTGCCGGCGGCCCGCCGCATCGGCACCGGCTGGGTCGTCCTCGTGCTCGGCGGCGCCACCCTCGTCGGCCTGGTGGGCATCGCCGAACTCGACACGCCGCTCACCTCCCCGGACAGGGTGTTCATCGTGCTGAGCCGCACGCTGCTCGACCCCTGGGTCGCCGGCGTGATGCTGGTCGCCGTGCTGGCCGCCGTGATGTCGACCGCGGACAGCCAACTCCTCGTGTCGTCCGTGGCCCTGACGGAGGACTTCTACCGCGCGTTCCTCAACCGGACCGCCTCGGACAAGGTCCTGGTGCGGGTCGGCCGCTCCGCGGTCGGCGTGGTGATCCTGGCGGCCTTCGCGATCGCGCTCCAAGGCGACGGGCTGCTGAGCATCGTCGCCTACGCCTGGGCGGGCTTCGGTGCCGCCTTCGGCCCCGTCGTCCTCCTCTCGTTGTACTGGCCGCGGATGACCTGGGCGGGGGCCATGGCCGGGATCGTGGCGGGGGCCGCCACGGTGCTCCTGTGGAAGCGGATCAACCCGTTGCTCGGGCCGCTGGAGTCGGGCCTCTACGAGATGGTCCCGGGCGTGCTCGTCGCCACCTGTGCCGCACTGCTGTTCGGCAGGTTCGTCGGCCGACCGCCCCGGCGCGCCTTCTGGCGGATGCCGGGCGGCGGGATGAGCCAGTTGATGCTCAGCCCGTTCCTCAACCATGCGCCGGCCGGCATCGCCGTGCTGGATTCGGACCTGCGCTACGTCTGGGTGAACGAGGCGTTGGACCGGCTGGTCCCGCTGGAGCAGCGACTGGGGCGGCAGATCAGCGAAGTGCTGCCCGGGCCGGTGGCGGAGGCGTTCGAAGCGACGATGCGCTCCGTCCTGGAGACCGGCGAGCCCGTCATGGACCACGAGTTCCGCGGCCCGCACTACCCGGACCCGTACCGCAAACGTGCGTACTCCGCCTCCATCTTCGTGATGACGGACCGCCAGAACCGGCACGTGGGGATCTGGTACATGCTCATCGACGTCACCGAACGCTGGCAGGCGCAGGAGCGGCTGGCCCTGCTGAACGACGCCGCTGCCCGCATCGGCAGCACGCTGGACGTGACCCGCACCGCCCAGGAACTGGCCGACGAGGCCGTCCCGTCCCTCGCCGACTTCGTCTCCGTCGACGTGCTGGAGTCGGTCATGAAGGGAGAGGAACCGGCCCCCGGACCGGTCGGCATGACACCCGTGCTGCGCCGCGCGGGACAGCAGTCGGTGCGCGAGGGCTGCCCGGAGGCGACCCGCGCCGTGGGCGAAGCGGTCCAGCGCGCCCCGGACTCGCCCGTCACCCGCTGCCTGCTGGAGAGCAGAACCCTGGTGGACCGGACGCTGGACCCCGACACCAGCCCCTGGGTGACCGAGGACGAGTCCCTCGGCGCCTCCATCCGCGCCTTCGGTATCCGCTCGGTGGTGGTGATCCCGGTGCGGGCACGCGGCGTCACCCTCGGAGTGGCGACGTTCGCCCGACCCGCCCACCGGGACCCCTTCGAGGCGGACGACGTGCGCCTGGCCGAGGAGATCGTCGCCCACGCCGCGGTGTGCGTCGACAACGCGCGCCGCTTCACCCGGGAGCGCACCGCGGCACGTTCCATGCAGCGGTCCCTGCTGCCGCAGCAGTTGACGGCGGGGAACGCGCTGACAGTGGCGTCCTGGTACCTTCCGGCGGACGTCCCCAGCGGCGTGGGCGGCGACTGGTTCGACGTCATCCCGCTCTCCGGAGCCCGGGTCGCCCTCGTCATCGGCGACGTGGTCGGACACGGCATCAACGCGGCGGCGACCATGGGCCGGCTGCGGACCGCGGTACGCACCCTCGCCAACCTGGACCTCCCACCCGACGAGCTCCTCGCCCACCTGGACGACCTGGTCATCGGCCTCATGGGAGCGCACAGCAGCGAGGAGCCGATCTCGGCCGAGGACGAGACCGCCGTCACCGCGTTCCTCGGGGCCACCTGCCTGTTCGCCGTGTACGACCCGGTCAGCAGACGGTGCACCCTCGCCCGGGCCGGCCACCTCCCACCCGTGATCGTCGGCCCCGACGGCGGCGTCGACATCGTGGAACTGCCCGTCGGACCGCCGCTCGGCCTGGGATACCTCCCCTTCGAGTCCGCCGAACGGGAGCTGCCCGAGGGAAGCCTGCTCGCCCTCTACACCGACGGCCTCATCGAGACCTACGACCGGGACATCGACGTCGGGCTCACCCGGCTGAGCGAAGCCCTCGCCGAGCCCGGTCCCAGCCTGGAGACCATCGGCCACAACGCCCTGGACGCCCTGCTGACCGGCCCACCCGTCGACGACGCCGCCCTGCTGCTGGCCCGCACCCGGGTGCTGCCCACGGACCGCGTCGTCTCCTGGGACCTGCCCAGCGACCCGGCCGCCGTCGGACGCGCCCGCGCCGCTGCCGGAGAACAGCTGACCCGGTGGAGCCTGGAGGAACTGACCTTCACCACCGAACTCATCGTCAGCGAGCTGGTCACCAACGCCATCCGCCACGCAACCGGACCGGTCTGCCTCCGCCTGATCCTCGACCGCGGCCTGATCTGCGAGGTCTCCGACGCCAGCAGCACCTCCCCGCGACTGCGGCACGCCCGCACCACCGACGAGGGCGGCCGTGGCCTGCTGCTGGTGGCCCAGCTCGCCCAACGCTG
- a CDS encoding LysR family transcriptional regulator: MSDDLSPRRLRAFVAVAEELHFTRAAARLYVAQQALSRDIRALERELGAVLFVRSTRQVELTAEGERLLPYARRTLAAHDELAAAFAGDGTRGGRPLAVDVAAPVSTGQRVLEAAREAAPALEFVARYYSGLTAAAADILAGRLDVAFGRVAGLPPETLSGLEHALVRYERTAVLLPEQHRLAGLDEVPLAELAGETLYAGAGNDGTAEWTSYARALFAERGIRLAAPFPKIEGEREFARVVRAKGWSVLATSVFVGVEGMVLRPLTAPVPLSPVSMVWRRGLRHPGLTALRQAAHGAAAAEDWLRRPPEGWLPVHDEALHR, from the coding sequence GTGTCCGACGACCTCTCCCCGCGTCGGCTGCGGGCGTTCGTGGCCGTCGCCGAGGAGCTGCACTTCACCCGCGCCGCGGCCCGGCTGTACGTGGCGCAGCAGGCACTCAGCCGCGACATCCGGGCGCTGGAGCGCGAGTTGGGTGCCGTGCTGTTCGTGCGCAGTACTCGGCAGGTGGAGCTCACGGCGGAGGGTGAGCGGCTGCTCCCGTACGCCCGCCGGACCCTGGCCGCCCACGACGAACTCGCCGCCGCCTTCGCTGGGGACGGTACGCGGGGCGGTCGGCCGCTGGCCGTCGACGTGGCGGCTCCGGTCTCCACCGGGCAGCGGGTGCTGGAGGCGGCACGCGAGGCGGCACCGGCCCTCGAGTTCGTCGCCCGCTACTACAGCGGGCTCACCGCGGCCGCCGCCGACATCCTCGCCGGCCGGCTCGATGTCGCCTTCGGCCGCGTCGCCGGGCTGCCGCCCGAGACCCTCTCCGGCCTGGAGCACGCCCTGGTGCGCTACGAGCGGACGGCTGTGCTGCTGCCGGAACAGCACCGGCTCGCCGGGCTGGACGAGGTGCCGCTGGCGGAGCTGGCGGGCGAGACGCTGTACGCCGGCGCCGGGAACGACGGCACCGCCGAGTGGACCTCCTACGCGCGTGCCCTGTTCGCGGAGCGGGGCATCCGACTGGCCGCGCCCTTCCCGAAGATCGAGGGGGAGCGGGAGTTCGCCCGGGTGGTGCGGGCGAAGGGCTGGTCGGTGCTGGCGACATCGGTCTTCGTCGGAGTCGAGGGCATGGTCCTGCGGCCGCTGACCGCTCCGGTGCCGCTCTCCCCGGTGTCCATGGTGTGGCGCCGCGGGCTGCGGCACCCCGGCCTGACCGCCCTGCGGCAGGCGGCACACGGGGCGGCAGCGGCCGAGGACTGGCTGCGGCGCCCTCCGGAGGGCTGGCTCCCGGTCCATGACGAGGCCCTCCACCGCTGA
- a CDS encoding MFS transporter, which produces MPLPRVSPRPPVPARPRYAVVGGTLVVVPSAARADGPAPVEGPAASGGAAPRPAGPYARLFAHPGARGFTLGGLLARLPMGMFTVSAVLMIADAYGSYALAGSVTATGLAATALTGPLVARAVDRHGQSRAALPATLLALLGSLALVVCVHTRAPVWTLFAAYAATATTPNTGGMARARWAHLLRRDPAARHTANSFEQAADELCFMLGPVLAALLCTALFPEAGTLAGCALLLTGTLLFLGRRSTEPPPGEERNRAGSAPLRQPGIPALLLVFAATGAVFGALEVVTLAYADGQGHRTAGGAVLACQAAGSALAGLAFGTLPPARSDRRRLAVCTAAMAALAVLPLLAALTAPLPVVAGALLVAGMATAPTMVTGMAVVQRLTPAGRLNEGMTLAVTALLGGIAAGSAAGGRAAESLGSAGWAYGVPLVAAATAAALATLPAVSARRTRVTAHTGGT; this is translated from the coding sequence ATGCCCCTCCCCCGCGTCTCCCCTCGTCCTCCCGTTCCGGCCCGGCCGCGGTACGCCGTCGTCGGCGGCACCCTGGTGGTCGTGCCCTCCGCGGCACGGGCCGACGGCCCGGCACCGGTCGAGGGCCCGGCAGCGTCAGGCGGCGCGGCCCCGCGCCCGGCGGGCCCGTACGCCCGGCTGTTCGCCCACCCCGGCGCTCGCGGCTTCACGCTCGGCGGACTCCTCGCCCGGCTGCCCATGGGCATGTTCACCGTCAGCGCCGTGCTGATGATCGCGGACGCGTACGGCTCGTACGCGCTCGCCGGCAGCGTCACCGCGACCGGCCTGGCGGCCACCGCGCTGACCGGACCGCTCGTGGCACGCGCCGTCGACCGCCACGGACAGTCCCGGGCCGCCCTGCCGGCGACTCTGCTCGCGCTGCTCGGCTCGCTGGCCCTCGTGGTCTGTGTCCACACCAGGGCGCCGGTCTGGACGCTGTTCGCCGCGTACGCCGCCACCGCCACCACCCCCAACACCGGCGGCATGGCCCGCGCCCGCTGGGCGCATCTGCTGCGCCGCGACCCGGCCGCCCGGCACACCGCGAACTCGTTCGAACAGGCCGCCGACGAGCTGTGCTTCATGCTCGGGCCGGTCCTCGCCGCCCTCCTGTGCACCGCGCTCTTCCCGGAGGCCGGAACCCTGGCCGGCTGCGCACTGCTGCTCACCGGCACGCTGCTCTTCCTGGGGCGGCGCTCGACGGAACCCCCGCCCGGCGAGGAGCGGAACCGGGCCGGATCCGCACCCCTGCGGCAGCCCGGGATACCGGCGCTGCTGCTCGTCTTCGCCGCCACCGGGGCCGTGTTCGGCGCCCTGGAAGTCGTCACCCTCGCCTATGCGGACGGGCAGGGGCACCGAACGGCGGGCGGCGCCGTCCTCGCCTGCCAGGCGGCCGGATCCGCCCTCGCCGGGCTCGCGTTCGGCACTCTGCCGCCCGCCCGTTCCGACCGGCGGCGGCTGGCAGTCTGCACCGCCGCCATGGCCGCGCTGGCCGTCCTGCCGCTGCTCGCCGCGCTGACGGCCCCACTCCCGGTGGTGGCCGGGGCGCTCCTCGTGGCAGGTATGGCGACCGCGCCGACGATGGTCACCGGCATGGCAGTGGTCCAGCGGCTCACGCCCGCCGGGCGGCTCAACGAGGGCATGACGCTCGCCGTCACCGCGCTGCTCGGCGGGATCGCCGCCGGCTCGGCCGCCGGGGGCCGGGCCGCGGAATCACTCGGCTCCGCCGGGTGGGCGTACGGCGTCCCCCTGGTGGCGGCGGCAACGGCGGCGGCGCTCGCCACCCTGCCGGCCGTGTCCGCCCGCCGCACCCGGGTGACCGCTCACACCGGGGGGACGTAG
- a CDS encoding oxygenase MpaB family protein has translation MVVRSTDPAPEPLGPSSLTWKYFGDWRGVLLAPWAGALQNMHPQLGAGVAEHSRFFEERWQRLFRSLYPIGGVVYDGPRAAATARQVRGYHRTVKGTDGAGRPYHALDPDTFYWAHATFFVLTLLVADRIGPGLTEAEKRQLFDEHVQWWRLYGMSMRPVPPDWEAFQEYWTRMTEEVLEDNRPTRDVLDLRLLAKPPALRLLPDAVWRLVRGPQARATVWFTVGFFPPAVRHRLGYRWTDRDERRLRRVGRLVHHGWKLVPPARRYHPRARAGWERALGRGPRSAPPVETPDRNLPPPQERGLPQHYVPPV, from the coding sequence ATGGTCGTCCGCAGCACGGATCCGGCTCCGGAGCCCCTGGGGCCCTCGTCGCTGACCTGGAAGTACTTCGGGGACTGGCGCGGAGTGCTGCTGGCACCGTGGGCGGGGGCGCTGCAGAACATGCACCCTCAGCTCGGCGCGGGGGTGGCCGAGCACTCCCGGTTCTTCGAGGAGCGCTGGCAGCGGCTGTTCCGTTCGCTCTACCCCATCGGGGGCGTGGTCTACGACGGGCCGCGCGCGGCGGCGACAGCGCGGCAGGTGCGCGGCTACCACCGAACGGTCAAGGGCACCGACGGTGCCGGCCGCCCGTACCACGCGCTCGACCCCGACACCTTCTACTGGGCGCACGCCACCTTCTTCGTGCTCACGCTGCTGGTCGCCGACCGGATCGGTCCGGGCCTGACGGAGGCGGAGAAGCGGCAGCTGTTCGACGAGCATGTGCAGTGGTGGCGGCTGTACGGCATGAGCATGCGGCCCGTACCGCCCGACTGGGAGGCGTTCCAGGAGTACTGGACGCGGATGACCGAGGAGGTGCTGGAGGACAACCGGCCCACCCGCGACGTGCTGGATCTGCGGCTGCTCGCGAAACCGCCCGCGCTGCGGCTGCTGCCGGACGCGGTGTGGCGCCTGGTGCGGGGCCCGCAGGCGCGCGCCACGGTGTGGTTCACCGTCGGATTCTTCCCGCCCGCGGTGCGCCACCGGCTGGGCTACCGGTGGACCGACCGCGACGAGCGGCGGCTGCGCAGGGTCGGACGGCTCGTGCACCACGGCTGGAAGCTGGTCCCGCCCGCGCGCCGCTACCACCCCAGGGCGCGCGCGGGCTGGGAGCGGGCCCTGGGCCGCGGGCCCCGCAGCGCGCCGCCGGTGGAGACGCCGGACCGCAATCTGCCGCCGCCTCAGGAGCGTGGCCTGCCCCAGCACTACGTCCCCCCGGTGTGA
- a CDS encoding GPP34 family phosphoprotein: MDSLPARLFLLACEVEKEQLKWGDQLGYAIRAGTLAELEARGCVADEGGKVRVRAVGGRRTGDPVLDGALRVITEHPRARRWHTWVQRERRQTCLAVEEQLAAAGVIRVESRALRRKRITVCDQSLPGALREEAVATLTGGEPVARVEPSRAALASFAALARLCPELGWRVRHQNRRRLRELTARAGVAGPALKKAMDARAAANNAGAAGG, translated from the coding sequence ATGGACAGCTTGCCGGCGCGGCTCTTCCTGCTCGCGTGCGAGGTGGAGAAGGAGCAGCTCAAGTGGGGCGACCAGCTCGGTTACGCGATACGGGCGGGCACCCTCGCGGAGCTGGAGGCGCGGGGCTGCGTCGCGGACGAGGGAGGCAAGGTCCGGGTCCGCGCGGTGGGCGGCCGCCGCACGGGGGACCCCGTGCTCGACGGTGCGCTCCGGGTCATCACCGAGCATCCCCGCGCCCGCCGCTGGCACACCTGGGTGCAGCGGGAACGCCGCCAGACTTGCCTCGCGGTGGAGGAGCAGCTGGCAGCCGCCGGAGTGATCCGGGTCGAGAGCAGGGCGCTGCGCCGCAAGCGGATCACGGTGTGTGACCAGAGTCTTCCGGGGGCGCTGCGCGAGGAGGCCGTCGCGACGCTGACCGGCGGTGAGCCCGTGGCGCGGGTCGAGCCGTCGCGGGCGGCGCTGGCCTCGTTCGCCGCGCTGGCCCGGCTCTGCCCGGAGCTGGGCTGGCGGGTGCGGCACCAGAACCGCCGCCGCCTCAGGGAGCTGACCGCGCGGGCGGGGGTTGCCGGGCCGGCGCTGAAGAAGGCGATGGACGCGCGGGCCGCGGCCAACAATGCGGGGGCGGCGGGGGGCTGA
- the smpB gene encoding SsrA-binding protein SmpB encodes MKTTRTKAKAKAKDDKDARKLIAQNKKARHDYLVLDTYECGIVLTGTEVKSLRQGRASLVDGFAQLDGGEAWLHNVHIPEYAQGTWTNHAARRKRKLLLHRAEIDKLTGKLQETGYTLVPLQLYFYRGRAKVEIALAKGKKEYDKRQTLREKQDRREAERAVSAARRRQRATV; translated from the coding sequence ATGAAGACGACACGGACCAAAGCCAAGGCCAAGGCCAAGGACGACAAGGACGCCCGGAAGCTCATCGCGCAGAACAAGAAGGCGCGGCATGACTACCTCGTGCTGGACACGTACGAGTGCGGCATCGTACTGACGGGCACCGAGGTCAAGTCGCTGCGGCAGGGCCGTGCCTCGCTCGTCGACGGCTTCGCCCAGCTCGACGGCGGCGAGGCCTGGCTGCACAACGTGCACATCCCGGAGTACGCGCAGGGCACCTGGACCAATCACGCGGCCAGGCGCAAGCGGAAGCTGCTGCTCCATCGGGCCGAGATCGACAAGCTCACCGGCAAGCTCCAGGAGACCGGCTACACCCTGGTCCCGCTCCAGCTCTACTTCTACCGGGGCCGGGCCAAGGTGGAGATCGCCCTGGCCAAGGGCAAGAAGGAGTACGACAAGCGGCAAACGCTCCGCGAGAAGCAGGACCGCCGCGAGGCGGAACGTGCCGTCTCGGCGGCCCGCCGCCGCCAGCGCGCTACCGTCTGA
- a CDS encoding S41 family peptidase, giving the protein MPGSWFLDTRPRRPRRGALTMVFAGVLATGAATGAFGGELAAFGSAAPGSTAHGAGRSALGGPADAKGESAGSRGARERAGGDAADAVVSRSGDRWSAAYSAREYEGLRQALDGSYVGVGISVRQTRADAARADGSGSGAADGESATDRADGQRAGRGTAVRVERVQPGSPADRAGIRAGDRLRSVAGRPVTGKPVTAVVALLRGSDPDSPADAADPGTRVRLHVTRGGRDLHRTLRRERLTTESVRVDRVGDGVTRVAIRSFTRGSGEQVRKAVRERVPETGPVLLDLRGNSGGLVDEAVTAAGAFLDGGLVATYDDDGTEHALYAEDDAERPGDVERRPLVVLVDGGTMSAAEMLTGALQDRGRAVVVGSRTFGKGSVQMPRPQSDGSVAELTVGHYTTPSGRDVEGRGIAPDLSVRSRGDSMERARTVLSGLEARS; this is encoded by the coding sequence ATGCCAGGCTCGTGGTTCCTCGACACGCGCCCGCGCCGACCCCGGCGCGGGGCCCTGACGATGGTCTTCGCCGGTGTGCTGGCGACCGGAGCCGCCACCGGAGCGTTCGGCGGGGAGCTGGCCGCCTTCGGGTCGGCCGCTCCCGGCAGCACCGCGCACGGCGCGGGACGCAGCGCGCTCGGCGGCCCGGCCGACGCCAAGGGCGAGTCCGCCGGCTCCCGCGGCGCCCGCGAGCGGGCCGGAGGCGACGCGGCCGACGCCGTGGTCAGCCGCAGCGGCGACCGCTGGTCCGCCGCCTACTCGGCCCGCGAATACGAGGGGCTGCGGCAGGCCCTCGACGGCTCCTACGTGGGAGTCGGCATCTCCGTGCGGCAGACCCGGGCCGACGCAGCGCGCGCCGACGGCTCCGGGAGCGGCGCCGCGGACGGGGAGAGCGCCACCGACCGCGCGGACGGTCAGCGCGCCGGGCGCGGTACCGCCGTGCGGGTGGAGCGGGTGCAGCCCGGCAGCCCCGCCGACCGCGCCGGAATCCGGGCGGGCGACCGGCTGCGCTCGGTCGCCGGCCGGCCCGTGACGGGCAAGCCGGTCACCGCCGTGGTGGCGCTGCTGCGCGGCTCCGACCCGGATTCCCCCGCCGACGCGGCCGACCCCGGCACCCGCGTCCGGCTCCACGTCACCCGCGGCGGCCGCGACCTGCACCGCACGCTGCGGCGGGAGCGGCTGACGACGGAGTCGGTGCGGGTGGACCGGGTCGGCGACGGCGTCACCCGGGTCGCGATCCGCTCCTTCACCCGGGGCTCGGGTGAACAGGTGCGCAAGGCGGTCCGCGAGCGGGTACCGGAGACCGGGCCCGTCCTGCTGGACCTGCGGGGCAACTCCGGCGGCCTGGTCGACGAGGCGGTCACCGCGGCCGGGGCCTTCCTCGACGGCGGTCTCGTCGCCACCTACGACGACGACGGTACCGAGCATGCGCTGTACGCCGAGGACGACGCGGAGCGCCCCGGCGACGTCGAGCGGCGCCCGCTGGTCGTGCTGGTCGACGGCGGGACGATGAGCGCCGCCGAGATGCTCACCGGCGCGCTGCAGGACCGGGGCCGCGCCGTCGTGGTCGGCTCGCGCACCTTCGGCAAGGGGTCGGTGCAGATGCCCCGCCCCCAGTCCGACGGCTCGGTCGCCGAACTGACGGTCGGTCACTACACGACTCCGTCGGGTCGCGACGTGGAGGGGCGCGGCATCGCACCCGACCTCTCGGTGCGCAGCAGGGGCGACTCCATGGAGCGGGCCAGGACAGTATTGAGTGGCCTCGAGGCCCGGTCGTAG
- the ftsX gene encoding permease-like cell division protein FtsX, whose product MRAQFVLSEIGVGLRRNLTMTFAVIVSVALSLALAGGSLLAQEQVSTMKGYWFDKVQVSIYLCNKNDASSDDPNCAKGAVTRQQKSEIKADLKKLDVVEKVYHESADQAYKLYKKQFKDSPLAASLTPDQMQESYRVKLKDPTKYQVLQTAFSGRQGVQEVQDQRKTLEPLFNLLNGMNIAALCVMSLMLVVALLLIVNTVRVSAFSRRRETGIMRLVGASSFYIQMPFILEAAIAGLIGAGLACVLLVLGKYFLINNWLQQKIVLIEFIGWDAVAAVMPLILAVGLLMPAVAAFFTLRKYLKV is encoded by the coding sequence ATGCGCGCCCAGTTCGTCCTGTCGGAGATCGGCGTCGGTCTCCGTCGCAATCTCACGATGACCTTCGCGGTGATCGTCTCGGTCGCCCTGTCGCTCGCGCTCGCGGGCGGCTCGCTGCTCGCCCAGGAGCAGGTGAGCACGATGAAGGGGTACTGGTTCGACAAGGTCCAGGTCTCGATCTACCTGTGCAACAAGAACGACGCCTCCTCGGACGACCCCAACTGCGCCAAGGGCGCGGTCACCCGGCAGCAGAAGAGCGAGATCAAGGCCGACCTGAAGAAGCTCGACGTCGTCGAGAAGGTCTACCACGAGTCCGCCGACCAGGCGTACAAGCTCTACAAGAAGCAGTTCAAGGACTCGCCGCTGGCGGCCTCGCTGACGCCGGACCAGATGCAGGAGTCCTACCGGGTCAAACTCAAGGACCCGACCAAGTACCAGGTCCTCCAGACCGCCTTCTCCGGCAGACAGGGCGTCCAGGAGGTACAGGACCAGCGCAAGACGCTGGAACCGCTCTTCAACCTCCTCAACGGTATGAACATCGCGGCCCTGTGCGTGATGTCGCTGATGTTGGTGGTCGCACTGCTGCTGATCGTCAACACCGTGCGGGTGTCGGCGTTCAGCAGGCGTCGCGAGACCGGGATCATGCGGCTGGTGGGCGCGTCCAGCTTCTACATCCAGATGCCGTTCATCCTGGAGGCCGCCATCGCGGGGCTGATCGGCGCCGGGTTGGCCTGTGTGCTGCTCGTCCTGGGCAAGTACTTCCTGATCAACAACTGGTTGCAGCAGAAGATCGTGCTGATCGAGTTCATCGGCTGGGACGCGGTGGCCGCGGTGATGCCGCTGATCCTCGCGGTGGGGCTGCTGATGCCTGCCGTGGCAGCCTTCTTCACCTTGCGCAAGTACCTGAAGGTGTGA